In Akkermansia muciniphila, one DNA window encodes the following:
- a CDS encoding ferritin — translation MISTTMAAALNEQIKWEMYSANLYLAMSAYLQDAGLTGFSHWMRIQYQEETAHALKFYDFLLSRGGQVTMLSIDAPDANWSNILEIFEETLSHEQEVTRRINQLVHLAKEERDFATDIFLQWFVTEQVEEEETVKDIISKLRMIKGEGQGMLLLDKDLSARTFTPPPAN, via the coding sequence ATGATCAGTACAACAATGGCAGCTGCTCTTAATGAGCAAATCAAATGGGAAATGTATTCAGCCAACCTTTACCTGGCCATGTCCGCCTATCTTCAGGATGCCGGTTTGACGGGTTTTTCCCACTGGATGCGCATTCAATATCAGGAAGAAACCGCTCATGCGCTGAAATTTTATGATTTCCTTCTTTCCCGCGGAGGTCAGGTTACAATGCTTTCCATAGACGCGCCGGATGCGAACTGGTCCAATATTCTTGAAATTTTTGAAGAAACGCTGTCCCACGAACAGGAGGTCACGCGCCGCATCAACCAACTGGTGCACCTTGCCAAAGAAGAGCGGGATTTCGCCACGGATATTTTCCTGCAATGGTTTGTCACCGAACAGGTGGAAGAGGAAGAAACCGTCAAGGACATCATCAGCAAATTGCGCATGATCAAGGGAGAAGGACAGGGAATGCTGCTTCTGGACAAAGACCTGTCAGCCCGCACCTTTACGCCGCCTCCCGCCAACTAA